A region of Acidobacteriota bacterium DNA encodes the following proteins:
- a CDS encoding 6-bladed beta-propeller produces the protein MKNIIFPVLGLLVLFCCRADKPVSEIQEKSENTISSRPIEQEWILDEDFVIPGKREGEYTLGGLITDLKIDSKGNILVLDKLEGCVRVFDYRGRYLRSIGKQGRGSGELTEAVAFALDPDGNFHIVQVMKHDRRKRRMNVFAHQSDLLRTMVLTEYVAQFFFTAGGGILAKTFGHKGQEIAIYDNNMNKQRTLALLPPPKQIPSQTTRSVADFANHPDFLLGALNNRGFIYCESSDNKLSILDPYGEPLFVIEKSLEAADTSTRFILVDGDAEGNIFAVSLPSGDSFFKTRKMFIEVFDDHGRFIHKTTTDAFGILKITEDAVFGLRFHEAFPPDIVKFRQRIS, from the coding sequence ATGAAAAATATTATTTTTCCGGTATTGGGGTTGTTGGTGTTGTTTTGCTGCCGGGCGGATAAGCCTGTATCCGAGATCCAGGAAAAGAGCGAGAATACCATTTCTTCGCGACCCATAGAACAGGAATGGATTCTGGACGAGGATTTCGTCATACCCGGGAAGCGCGAAGGAGAATACACCCTTGGAGGATTAATCACGGATCTCAAGATCGACAGCAAAGGAAATATCCTTGTGCTGGACAAGCTGGAAGGATGTGTCCGGGTCTTCGATTATAGGGGACGATATCTCAGGTCGATAGGAAAACAAGGCCGCGGTTCCGGAGAATTGACCGAAGCCGTTGCCTTTGCTCTGGACCCTGATGGCAACTTCCATATTGTTCAAGTCATGAAACATGATAGAAGAAAAAGGCGAATGAATGTCTTCGCACATCAGAGCGATTTATTAAGGACCATGGTTTTGACGGAATATGTTGCACAGTTCTTCTTCACAGCCGGAGGCGGCATTTTGGCAAAGACGTTTGGACACAAAGGACAGGAAATAGCTATCTATGACAACAACATGAATAAGCAGAGGACTCTGGCCTTGTTGCCGCCGCCGAAACAGATCCCTTCCCAAACAACGAGAAGCGTTGCAGACTTCGCCAATCATCCGGATTTTCTTTTGGGCGCCCTCAACAACCGTGGTTTTATTTATTGTGAATCATCCGATAATAAGCTTTCCATTCTGGATCCCTATGGGGAGCCTCTTTTCGTTATCGAAAAGAGCCTGGAGGCAGCAGACACATCAACCCGCTTTATTCTCGTTGATGGGGATGCCGAGGGGAACATCTTTGCAGTCAGCTTGCCCTCCGGAGATTCTTTCTTCAAGACAAGAAAAATGTTCATCGAGGTATTCGACGATCACGGCCGCTTCATCCACAAAACCACCACAGATGCTTTCGGAATCCTCAAGATCACGGAAGACGCTGTCTTCGGGTTGAGGTTCCATGAAGCTTTTCCACCTGATATTGTCAAGTTCAGGCAGCGGATATCCTGA
- a CDS encoding electron transfer flavoprotein subunit alpha/FixB family protein, with protein MICVFIEIRDGKIKKSSLETLAEARRRADELGWPAAAVLAGSGVEKFAPELFPHGASKVYVIDDPSLEHYAPQACAAALAEMTAMASPKAIFFAASALGRDLAPRLAARLGVGLASDCTGLSVRDGKLLYTRPVYAGKALLTLEANGSPAMATLRPNVFPLLSEPAAAQGEIASVPVQIDPASVKARVIEKVSEDGAEIDVSEADIIVAGGRGLKGPENFTLLKELAALLPKAAVGASRSAVDSGWIGHQHQVGQTGKTVSPNLYMAFGVSGAIQHLAGMSSSKYIVAVNKDPEAPIFRVADYGIVGDLFEVIPALKAALIKLFSDS; from the coding sequence ATGATCTGTGTATTCATCGAAATCAGAGACGGAAAAATCAAGAAAAGTTCGCTCGAAACCCTGGCCGAGGCCCGGCGCAGGGCGGATGAGCTAGGCTGGCCGGCCGCCGCGGTGCTGGCGGGATCGGGGGTGGAAAAGTTCGCTCCGGAGCTTTTCCCCCACGGTGCGTCGAAAGTCTACGTGATCGACGACCCCTCTCTCGAACACTATGCTCCCCAAGCTTGCGCGGCCGCTCTCGCCGAGATGACCGCCATGGCTTCACCGAAGGCGATATTTTTCGCCGCCTCGGCCCTGGGTCGCGATCTGGCGCCCCGTCTTGCGGCTCGTCTGGGCGTTGGGCTGGCATCGGACTGCACCGGCCTCTCCGTCCGGGATGGGAAGCTCCTTTATACTCGTCCCGTCTATGCCGGGAAAGCCCTGCTGACCCTGGAAGCGAACGGCTCTCCTGCGATGGCCACCCTGCGGCCGAATGTCTTCCCACTTCTCTCCGAGCCGGCGGCCGCTCAGGGCGAAATCGCGTCGGTTCCCGTTCAAATCGACCCGGCGTCCGTCAAGGCCCGGGTCATCGAAAAAGTGAGTGAGGACGGCGCCGAAATCGACGTCAGCGAGGCCGACATCATCGTTGCCGGCGGCCGGGGTTTGAAAGGACCCGAAAACTTCACCCTGTTGAAGGAGCTGGCCGCTCTTCTCCCGAAGGCGGCCGTCGGCGCATCGCGGTCGGCCGTGGACTCCGGTTGGATCGGGCACCAGCATCAGGTCGGGCAGACCGGAAAAACCGTTTCGCCCAATCTCTATATGGCCTTCGGTGTCTCCGGCGCGATCCAGCATCTGGCCGGGATGTCATCCTCAAAGTATATCGTCGCGGTGAACAAGGATCCCGAAGCGCCGATCTTCAGAGTCGCCGATTACGGCATCGTCGGCGACCTCTTCGAAGTCATTCCCGCACTCAAGGCAGCCCTCATCAAACTCTTCTCCGACTCTTAG